One segment of Fervidobacterium sp. DNA contains the following:
- a CDS encoding undecaprenyl/decaprenyl-phosphate alpha-N-acetylglucosaminyl 1-phosphate transferase, with the protein MIPLIPSLALSFVTCVITIPIFGKIAYKYGIVDKPNGSLKPHERVTPYLGGIAIFLGVLISTPFEIITKLSLTILVVLGLLDDLLDVNPKVRLVVEFIVSLLLVYKYLGLTLLTPLYCFLVVALINATNMLDGMDGVCASVAIISAIGLCFVVSSKYDVNLLISLIGALSGYLIYNFPPARIFMGDSGSYLVGGILSIGLISSLRNAPSNISYIIASFIFISLFLFDLTAGVLRRLANKKPPFSGDREHVYDKIHKKLKDKRKTLYIVIAIQTFFFSIGYFGKSNLTTSLYALIITIICYITLAKILKLLNY; encoded by the coding sequence TTGATACCGTTAATCCCCAGTTTAGCATTGTCGTTTGTTACATGTGTCATTACAATTCCGATATTTGGAAAAATAGCATACAAATACGGTATCGTGGACAAACCCAATGGGTCTTTAAAACCACATGAACGTGTTACGCCATATCTTGGAGGGATTGCAATCTTTCTTGGTGTACTCATTTCAACACCATTCGAGATAATTACTAAGCTATCATTAACTATATTGGTTGTATTAGGTCTTTTAGATGATTTACTTGACGTAAATCCAAAAGTAAGGCTTGTTGTAGAGTTCATTGTATCACTTTTGCTTGTTTATAAGTACTTAGGTCTTACATTATTAACGCCGCTGTATTGCTTTTTGGTAGTAGCACTCATAAATGCTACAAACATGCTTGACGGTATGGATGGTGTGTGTGCAAGTGTAGCAATCATATCCGCAATAGGTCTTTGTTTTGTGGTTTCATCAAAGTACGACGTTAACTTGCTAATAAGCTTGATAGGTGCACTGAGTGGATATCTTATTTACAATTTTCCACCTGCTCGTATATTCATGGGTGATAGTGGAAGTTATCTTGTAGGTGGGATATTATCGATAGGTTTAATTTCTTCCTTAAGGAATGCACCATCAAATATCTCATATATAATAGCTTCCTTTATATTTATATCGCTATTTTTATTCGATCTCACAGCAGGTGTTTTGAGAAGACTTGCGAACAAAAAGCCTCCATTTAGTGGAGATAGAGAGCACGTGTATGACAAAATACACAAAAAACTGAAAGATAAAAGAAAGACACTGTACATCGTAATTGCAATCCAAACATTCTTCTTTTCGATAGGATACTTTGGAAAAAGCAACCTAACAACAAGCCTATATGCATTGATCATCACAATTATATGTTACATAACCTTAGCTAAAATACTGAAACTCTTAAATTATTAA